In Candidatus Poribacteria bacterium, one genomic interval encodes:
- a CDS encoding aldo/keto reductase — translation MEIVALGKTGLNVSRLSIGTGSNGWNGRSNQTDLGFEVLRDLLLFSHEKGVTFWDSADQYGSHPHVKAALQEIPRESVTITTKTTSRTRETVEADVKRFLREIGSDYVDIVLLHCLTQVDWPQRYPDAMEALARCKEQGLIRAHGVSCHDYGAFQTSAMTEWVDVVLARINYAGVHMDASPADVIRTMEQMAFVGKGIYGMKVLGQGKLAEDATGQREAIEFVMGLPCVHAMTIGMTSESEVEANVAVINELSEKGI, via the coding sequence ATGGAAATTGTAGCACTTGGGAAAACAGGTTTAAATGTTTCACGGCTTTCGATCGGAACCGGATCAAATGGCTGGAATGGTCGATCAAATCAGACGGATCTGGGATTTGAAGTTTTACGTGATTTACTACTGTTCTCACACGAAAAAGGTGTAACGTTTTGGGATTCCGCAGATCAGTACGGGAGCCATCCGCATGTCAAGGCGGCACTTCAAGAGATTCCACGCGAGAGTGTCACTATCACCACAAAGACGACATCCCGGACGCGAGAAACCGTAGAAGCAGACGTGAAGAGATTTCTCAGAGAAATAGGGTCTGACTATGTAGACATCGTTCTGCTCCACTGTCTCACACAGGTAGATTGGCCCCAACGGTACCCAGACGCGATGGAAGCACTTGCCCGTTGCAAAGAGCAAGGATTGATCCGCGCACACGGTGTATCCTGCCACGATTACGGTGCCTTCCAAACATCAGCGATGACGGAATGGGTTGACGTTGTCCTGGCTCGGATTAATTACGCTGGTGTTCACATGGACGCGTCCCCCGCTGATGTCATTCGCACGATGGAACAGATGGCATTCGTAGGAAAAGGCATTTATGGGATGAAAGTGCTGGGACAAGGGAAATTGGCAGAAGACGCAACGGGTCAACGCGAGGCAATCGAATTTGTGATGGGACTTCCATGCGTACACGCAATGACGATCGGCATGACCTCAGAGAGCGAAGTCGAAGCGAACGTCGCTGTCATTAACGAATTATCGGAGAAAGGCATTTAG
- a CDS encoding transglycosylase SLT domain-containing protein yields MFILFKSTATDMRRLQKRDEIKYMKSFSRNRIQSNNTSGSGTALHSIIIRKLFLSLLALAYGCFAIGLPASGDEEYSAAWQEAFALIDKGNRKKATVKLEALLQTDLSESEKLQIHHALGYNYEKLRNRPKAVGHYARVASTSYPLADCAVYRLARLYEDMNNKTRAIKWYTQLAKDYPISFYFVEAKWALAQLHMEEKQYASAKSLLVELVEQPRYARETHFALARCNEELGDIPTAFNTYRELIREKQSLSVARESLNRLKRLMRANKTLKLTPTDRLNCGLVSFSHKQWKTAVTHLELIPKTADLNLRAHALYLIGRSYQGRKWYNTAIKKFNVVVALGDKSEYLTRATYQITQCYRRKGHIRTAISKLENFVKTYAWSALVDDALYDIAQLREKQGKSELALDAYARLIKVAPKSRYADVAAWRTGWQRFDERRYEESYNAFKGLKENFPGNRYAMGAHFWMAKIRERQNKPTLARKLYKEVAESRYWYYSARAKAILGMAMSELEPKAIQDAELPERQVRPQQVPLLMELRLYEDAIAQLNVHINTTSFPERECFYDLITCYEGLAMYDKARKTTEQSLESPAFANATREDLEKLHRKLYPRYYANTVEKYAKLYNVDTFFICAMILEESRYNAEAVSWAGAIGLMQIMPPTGRELAQQLKIRRFRTSMLKQPNVNIQMGTKYIGYLNSLFNDNPMLVAGAYNGGPGRMKRWVASKNIADIDEFVEKITIRETRLHIKKVIDSYDHYVEIYQNGNEPPAVNSATGIPQKRLEGF; encoded by the coding sequence ATGTTTATTTTATTTAAATCCACAGCCACTGACATGAGGAGGCTCCAAAAAAGGGACGAAATAAAATATATGAAGTCTTTCAGCAGAAACCGAATTCAGTCCAACAATACATCAGGCTCGGGAACTGCGTTACATTCTATCATAATCCGAAAGTTATTTTTAAGTTTGCTCGCGTTGGCGTATGGATGCTTCGCTATCGGGTTGCCGGCTTCCGGTGATGAAGAATATAGTGCGGCGTGGCAAGAAGCCTTCGCCTTGATTGATAAAGGGAACCGCAAAAAAGCAACTGTAAAACTCGAGGCTTTATTGCAAACCGACCTGTCCGAGTCAGAAAAACTTCAGATTCATCACGCACTCGGCTATAACTATGAAAAACTTCGTAACCGTCCGAAGGCGGTTGGGCATTACGCGCGAGTTGCCTCGACGAGCTATCCGCTGGCAGATTGTGCCGTTTATCGCTTAGCACGACTTTACGAAGACATGAATAACAAAACGCGGGCGATAAAGTGGTATACGCAACTTGCCAAGGATTATCCCATCAGTTTTTACTTCGTGGAAGCGAAGTGGGCTTTAGCACAACTTCATATGGAAGAGAAGCAGTACGCGTCGGCGAAGTCTCTGTTGGTCGAACTCGTTGAGCAGCCACGCTATGCAAGAGAGACCCACTTTGCTTTGGCACGTTGTAATGAAGAACTTGGCGATATTCCTACGGCATTCAACACGTATCGCGAACTCATTAGGGAAAAGCAGTCATTGAGTGTTGCTCGTGAGTCCCTCAATCGACTTAAGAGACTGATGAGAGCAAATAAAACACTAAAGCTGACCCCAACCGATAGGCTTAATTGTGGCTTGGTATCTTTTTCTCATAAACAGTGGAAGACCGCCGTGACTCACTTGGAATTAATTCCCAAGACTGCGGATTTGAACCTACGGGCGCATGCGCTTTACCTCATCGGACGAAGTTATCAGGGGCGAAAGTGGTACAATACAGCGATTAAGAAATTCAATGTTGTCGTTGCGCTCGGTGATAAAAGCGAGTATCTCACGCGAGCGACTTACCAAATAACGCAGTGTTACCGTCGGAAAGGACATATTAGGACCGCCATCAGCAAACTTGAGAATTTCGTGAAGACCTACGCATGGAGTGCATTGGTGGACGATGCGTTGTATGATATCGCGCAACTCCGCGAAAAACAGGGTAAATCGGAGTTAGCACTCGATGCGTATGCACGTTTAATCAAGGTAGCCCCGAAAAGTCGCTATGCCGATGTTGCGGCGTGGCGAACTGGCTGGCAGCGTTTCGACGAACGCCGCTACGAGGAGAGTTACAACGCTTTCAAAGGCTTGAAGGAAAACTTCCCAGGAAATCGATATGCGATGGGCGCACACTTTTGGATGGCAAAGATACGTGAACGACAAAATAAGCCCACACTCGCGCGAAAGTTATACAAAGAAGTGGCAGAATCACGGTATTGGTACTACTCCGCACGAGCAAAAGCGATTTTAGGTATGGCCATGTCTGAGCTGGAACCGAAAGCTATTCAGGATGCAGAATTACCGGAGCGTCAGGTACGTCCGCAACAGGTGCCGCTGTTGATGGAACTTAGGCTTTATGAAGACGCGATCGCGCAGTTAAACGTCCACATTAACACAACCTCGTTTCCTGAACGAGAGTGTTTTTATGATTTGATTACGTGTTATGAAGGACTCGCGATGTACGATAAGGCACGGAAGACGACCGAACAGTCTCTGGAAAGTCCTGCTTTTGCCAATGCGACGCGTGAAGATTTAGAAAAACTCCATCGCAAACTCTACCCGCGCTACTATGCTAATACCGTTGAGAAATATGCAAAATTGTATAACGTGGACACCTTCTTTATTTGTGCTATGATCTTGGAGGAAAGCCGATACAACGCCGAGGCGGTAAGTTGGGCAGGCGCGATCGGGTTGATGCAGATTATGCCACCGACTGGCAGGGAACTTGCTCAGCAACTCAAAATCCGTCGCTTCCGAACCTCGATGCTTAAGCAACCCAATGTGAACATTCAGATGGGGACGAAGTATATCGGATATCTCAACTCCCTGTTCAATGACAATCCAATGCTGGTGGCTGGTGCCTATAACGGCGGTCCTGGACGAATGAAGCGGTGGGTGGCATCCAAGAATATCGCAGACATTGATGAATTTGTTGAGAAGATTACTATCCGAGAAACTCGACTCCATATCAAGAAGGTTATTGACAGTTACGATCACTATGTAGAAATTTATCAGAATGGGAATGAACCCCCGGCGGTGAATTCGGCAACAGGGATCCCGCAAAAACGATTAGAAGGTTTTTAG
- the gatB gene encoding Asp-tRNA(Asn)/Glu-tRNA(Gln) amidotransferase subunit GatB, whose protein sequence is MEKYEIVIGLEIHAELCTESKLFCNCAYTFGASANDCTCPICLGMPGTLPVVNRRAVEFAVRAGLAMDCEITTSSKFDRKNYFYPDLPKNYQISQYDIPLCQNGQVTFEFEGELRTVALRRIHLEEDAGKSIHAEVTGDPTRSFMDFNRAGVPLLEIVSEPELHSPAEAIAYCRAVKEILEYIEVSDCNMEEGSLRCEPNLSLRPKGSKKLGTRTEIKNKNSFQELIEAMEYEVKRQARILDAGEEVVQETLLFDASTGRTVAMRGKEEADDYRYFPEPDLVHVQIGDAWIEEVQPTLPELPAARRKRFITDYHISPENAEFLTSTRPLAEFFDEVTRLGGEPTACANWIMGDLTRLLNTAEIEIQDAKVTPAHLNELLQLIDDATISGKIAKSVLDDAFETGKMPKQIVDEKGLSQITDTSEIEAIVLQVVEENPGPAQDYRDGTKKAIGFLVGQVMRATRGKANPQLVNQILTRVLSTE, encoded by the coding sequence ATGGAAAAATATGAGATAGTTATCGGTTTGGAAATCCACGCCGAATTGTGTACGGAAAGTAAACTTTTCTGTAATTGTGCCTACACTTTCGGTGCTTCAGCGAATGACTGTACGTGTCCAATCTGTTTAGGAATGCCCGGAACATTACCGGTCGTCAATAGACGGGCTGTTGAGTTTGCGGTTCGCGCCGGCTTGGCGATGGACTGTGAAATCACGACTTCCAGTAAATTTGATCGGAAGAACTACTTCTATCCAGATCTGCCGAAGAACTACCAAATCTCACAATATGACATTCCGTTGTGTCAAAACGGACAGGTAACGTTTGAATTTGAAGGTGAACTCCGGACTGTCGCCCTCCGTAGAATTCACTTGGAAGAGGATGCAGGGAAATCCATTCACGCCGAAGTCACGGGGGATCCAACCCGCAGTTTCATGGATTTCAATCGTGCCGGTGTGCCGCTCCTCGAAATTGTGAGCGAACCCGAATTGCATTCTCCCGCGGAAGCCATTGCCTATTGTCGGGCGGTTAAGGAAATTTTAGAATATATTGAAGTGAGCGACTGCAACATGGAAGAGGGGAGCCTACGATGTGAACCGAACCTTTCCCTGCGTCCCAAAGGAAGTAAAAAGTTGGGAACGCGCACAGAGATTAAGAACAAAAACTCGTTCCAAGAGCTAATCGAAGCGATGGAATACGAGGTGAAACGGCAGGCTCGGATTTTAGATGCGGGTGAGGAGGTTGTCCAAGAAACACTCCTGTTTGATGCCAGCACGGGCAGGACCGTCGCGATGCGCGGTAAAGAAGAGGCTGACGACTATCGCTATTTCCCGGAACCCGACCTCGTTCATGTTCAGATAGGTGATGCGTGGATTGAGGAAGTCCAGCCAACGCTTCCTGAACTCCCTGCTGCTCGCCGGAAACGGTTCATCACAGATTACCACATCTCACCCGAAAACGCGGAATTCCTGACAAGTACCCGACCGCTCGCTGAATTCTTCGATGAAGTTACTCGACTTGGTGGAGAACCCACCGCTTGTGCTAACTGGATCATGGGCGACCTGACGCGGCTCCTAAACACGGCAGAAATTGAGATCCAAGACGCGAAGGTCACGCCAGCACACCTCAATGAACTCCTCCAGCTCATCGATGATGCCACCATCAGCGGTAAAATTGCCAAATCTGTGCTTGACGATGCCTTTGAAACCGGCAAAATGCCGAAACAGATTGTTGATGAAAAGGGATTGTCACAGATTACGGATACCTCAGAGATAGAAGCCATTGTCTTACAGGTTGTGGAGGAAAATCCCGGTCCCGCGCAAGATTATCGTGACGGCACGAAAAAGGCTATTGGATTTCTCGTAGGACAAGTAATGCGCGCCACTCGTGGCAAAGCAAATCCACAACTCGTGAATCAGATTCTGACGCGGGTGCTGTCTACTGAATAA
- a CDS encoding valine--tRNA ligase, giving the protein MTNLPKIYAPQEIEGKWYQFWQKNGYFHAEATSDKPPYAIVIPPPNITGSLHIGHALDNTLQDCLIRWRRMQGYNALWMPGTDHAGIVTELIMERQLVEEGTSRTDLGREGFIERMWQWKEESAGYIVSQLQQLGCSCDWERERFTLDEGLSKAVRTAFVKLYDQGLIYRDTYMANWCPHCNTVISNLEVEPIEIDGNFYHIHYPVKDSEVVLEIATTRPETMLGDTAVAVHPEDERYQHLIGKTALLPLCDRELPIIADAYVDREFGTGALKVTPAHDINDYEIGGRHNLEQLTVFTRDGYINENAPKKYVGLSRWECRERVVEDLRDLEYLVKIVPHRHAVGHHDRCGTVVEPAISLQWFMNVRPLAQRAIEATKKGDVRFIPERETSRFYHWMENIEPWPISRQRWWGHRLPIWYCNACEAVTAAMETPQQCECGASDFRQEEDVLDTWFSSGLWPFSTMGWPENTEELKTFYPTSVLVTGWDILFFWVARMLMLGLGCMDEVPFRTVYLHGLVADEKGDKMSKSKGNSIDPLETIDAYGTDAFRFALVNASTPLPYVPLPEAQIEAGKRFANKIWNAARFILMNLERHPVPTGMNDVGAGLPIPYKQETLEIAWIRSRLSHTITTATDAFENFRFYEAAQTLYAFLWHEFCDWYLEFAKQRISQNEPEALWVAADVLEQTMRLLHPLMPFLTEEIWQQLPHGGGNRIETSEKDSVTVAAWPEPTGENSAAEATMATLMEVIESVRSIRGELNVPIGASVEVHIQSPNAEVRERLEAYLAQYLPAFTRVAGVTIAESLSKPRASAEAVIGELAIYIPLSDIIDLNAERARLSKRHQQAAKNVTAAQKALDNPNFIQRAPEKVVAQKRAQLERMLTEEEKLARSLAMLTVSEKED; this is encoded by the coding sequence TCACTGAACTTATTATGGAGCGACAACTCGTTGAAGAAGGGACCAGCAGGACCGACCTTGGCCGCGAAGGATTCATCGAACGTATGTGGCAGTGGAAAGAAGAATCTGCTGGATATATCGTTTCGCAGCTTCAGCAACTCGGATGCTCCTGTGATTGGGAGCGTGAGCGTTTTACGCTTGATGAAGGTCTGTCGAAAGCCGTTCGTACCGCCTTCGTCAAACTCTACGATCAGGGACTCATCTATCGCGATACCTATATGGCAAATTGGTGTCCACACTGCAACACTGTCATAAGTAATCTTGAAGTCGAACCAATAGAGATAGATGGGAACTTTTATCACATCCACTATCCTGTTAAGGACAGTGAGGTCGTGCTTGAAATTGCCACAACGCGCCCAGAAACAATGTTAGGCGATACTGCTGTTGCTGTGCACCCTGAAGATGAACGTTATCAACATTTGATAGGCAAAACAGCACTCCTACCGCTCTGCGATAGGGAACTTCCAATAATCGCTGATGCGTATGTGGACAGGGAATTCGGGACGGGTGCCTTGAAAGTTACACCCGCGCATGATATCAACGACTATGAAATCGGCGGACGACACAACCTCGAGCAGCTCACAGTTTTCACGCGTGATGGATATATAAACGAAAACGCCCCCAAAAAATATGTTGGCTTGTCCCGATGGGAGTGCCGCGAGCGTGTCGTCGAAGATCTGCGGGACTTGGAGTATCTCGTCAAAATTGTCCCACATCGGCACGCCGTTGGACATCATGACCGATGTGGCACAGTTGTTGAACCGGCTATATCGCTACAATGGTTTATGAATGTGCGTCCACTCGCGCAGCGCGCCATAGAAGCAACGAAAAAAGGCGACGTCAGGTTTATCCCAGAGCGGGAAACGTCTCGCTTTTATCATTGGATGGAGAACATCGAACCCTGGCCCATCTCACGTCAACGGTGGTGGGGACATCGGCTCCCGATATGGTATTGTAACGCATGCGAAGCAGTCACCGCCGCCATGGAAACGCCTCAGCAGTGTGAATGTGGTGCCTCCGATTTTCGGCAAGAAGAAGACGTTCTGGACACATGGTTCAGCTCTGGGTTGTGGCCCTTCTCTACGATGGGATGGCCGGAAAATACGGAAGAACTGAAGACGTTTTATCCGACCTCCGTCCTGGTAACCGGCTGGGACATCCTCTTCTTCTGGGTGGCGAGAATGCTTATGCTCGGATTGGGGTGTATGGACGAAGTTCCGTTCCGCACTGTTTATCTGCATGGACTTGTTGCCGATGAAAAGGGAGATAAAATGAGTAAATCGAAGGGCAACAGCATCGACCCGTTGGAGACGATTGATGCCTATGGAACGGATGCTTTCCGCTTTGCTCTCGTCAACGCAAGCACCCCACTCCCTTATGTCCCGCTCCCAGAAGCGCAAATTGAGGCGGGTAAACGTTTTGCGAACAAAATTTGGAATGCAGCCCGATTCATTCTGATGAATTTAGAAAGACATCCTGTCCCCACAGGAATGAATGACGTAGGGGCTGGGTTACCCATCCCCTACAAACAGGAAACTTTAGAAATCGCTTGGATACGGAGCCGTCTTAGCCACACTATCACAACGGCAACCGATGCTTTCGAGAACTTCCGTTTCTATGAAGCGGCACAAACACTCTATGCCTTTCTTTGGCACGAATTCTGCGATTGGTATCTGGAATTCGCCAAACAGCGGATCTCACAAAATGAACCGGAGGCACTTTGGGTAGCCGCGGATGTTCTGGAGCAAACAATGCGACTCCTTCATCCTTTGATGCCGTTCTTGACCGAAGAGATTTGGCAACAACTTCCGCACGGTGGCGGAAACCGAATCGAAACTTCTGAAAAAGATTCAGTAACCGTTGCCGCATGGCCAGAGCCGACAGGCGAAAATTCGGCAGCAGAAGCCACTATGGCGACACTCATGGAAGTTATTGAGAGTGTCCGAAGCATACGAGGTGAGTTGAATGTTCCGATCGGGGCGTCAGTGGAGGTGCATATCCAGTCGCCGAATGCTGAAGTTCGTGAACGGCTTGAGGCATATTTGGCACAGTACTTGCCTGCTTTCACACGTGTAGCGGGCGTCACTATCGCTGAATCTCTGTCCAAGCCCCGTGCTTCGGCAGAAGCCGTTATCGGTGAGCTCGCTATCTACATCCCACTTTCGGATATAATCGATCTGAACGCCGAACGCGCCAGGCTTAGCAAACGACATCAACAGGCGGCTAAAAATGTCACAGCAGCACAGAAGGCTTTAGATAATCCGAATTTCATTCAGCGTGCCCCTGAAAAAGTCGTTGCGCAAAAGAGAGCACAACTTGAACGAATGCTGACGGAAGAAGAAAAATTGGCGCGGAGCCTTGCAATGCTCACTGTGTCAGAAAAGGAAGATTAA
- a CDS encoding PaaI family thioesterase yields the protein MAIENNDNCFVCGMKNPFGFQVKPKIKNGGEFVYIECTPAEHLQGWANILHGGILSTLLDEAITYVGIGTFDQPAVTAQLEVRFRNPAPTCVKLHVCAERIKVSKRLVEAKAEVTLTDGTLIATGTGKVMPVNERFAPKAPTE from the coding sequence GTGGCAATTGAAAATAACGACAACTGCTTTGTTTGTGGTATGAAAAATCCATTCGGTTTTCAGGTAAAGCCTAAAATTAAGAATGGAGGTGAATTCGTCTATATTGAATGTACGCCCGCTGAACACTTGCAAGGGTGGGCAAATATTCTCCACGGGGGCATCCTCAGCACACTATTAGATGAAGCGATTACCTATGTTGGGATAGGCACCTTCGATCAGCCCGCAGTGACAGCGCAACTCGAAGTCCGTTTTCGGAATCCGGCACCAACTTGTGTGAAACTCCACGTATGCGCGGAGCGTATTAAGGTTTCAAAAAGGTTAGTGGAAGCAAAAGCAGAGGTCACACTCACTGATGGCACCCTTATCGCCACTGGCACGGGTAAGGTAATGCCGGTCAATGAGCGTTTCGCTCCTAAGGCACCCACAGAGTAA
- the nadB gene encoding L-aspartate oxidase yields MENSTSAVNPERHSGWDTDVLIIGSGAAGLRAALAASEHANVTLITKTTLTESNTHYAQGGIAVAMNLDDTIALHITDTCTAGAGLCDVKAVEMMVSEGIPRVAELLDWGANFDWEGTLPRFTQEAAHSRRRIVHKGDATGRETTDVLIQRVLNTENIHVLQNTFAIDLLTDAETPKGREETVTCYGVTAIVDEEVVCIRAKATILATGGLGRVYPCTSNPKVATGDGFAAAWRAGCEMVDMEFVQFHPTTLYLDGAPNFLISEAVRGEGGRLINIRGERFMEKYHENEELAPRDVVSRAIQIEMELTGFPCVYLDITHKPAEFIHERFPTITDTTKRYGLDISIDLIPVRPGAHFMMGGIRTNTDTETNLKGLYACGEVACTGVHGANRLASNSLLECLVYGARAGTSAATFTALQPSHPPAISLADNTEMSQVPHIEADLASSVEAIKDAIRETLWENVSIERNGEGLRQTLAGLQDLTTSLGNVPAKPTPSDIALIEVVNMLNVALMITESALARTESRGAHYRADFPTRDDIDWHRRILIKNDNPPEVISLE; encoded by the coding sequence ATGGAAAATTCAACATCTGCGGTGAATCCAGAGCGGCATTCAGGTTGGGACACGGATGTTCTCATCATCGGTAGTGGTGCTGCTGGATTACGCGCGGCTCTCGCTGCAAGCGAGCACGCGAATGTGACGTTAATCACCAAAACCACGCTGACAGAGAGCAACACACACTACGCCCAAGGCGGCATTGCAGTTGCCATGAACTTGGATGACACGATTGCCTTACATATAACGGATACTTGCACGGCTGGCGCGGGACTCTGCGATGTCAAAGCCGTTGAGATGATGGTGTCCGAAGGAATCCCACGTGTCGCTGAACTGCTTGACTGGGGTGCGAACTTTGATTGGGAAGGCACATTGCCGCGCTTTACACAAGAAGCGGCGCATAGCCGCCGCCGTATTGTCCACAAAGGCGATGCGACGGGGCGTGAAACAACGGATGTCCTTATTCAGCGCGTGCTTAACACTGAAAACATCCACGTCTTACAAAACACATTTGCTATTGATCTCCTGACAGATGCAGAAACTCCCAAAGGACGTGAGGAAACCGTTACGTGCTACGGCGTTACCGCGATTGTGGACGAAGAAGTCGTCTGTATTCGTGCGAAAGCCACGATTCTGGCAACAGGTGGTCTCGGACGCGTCTACCCTTGTACCTCCAACCCAAAAGTGGCAACCGGCGATGGGTTCGCTGCAGCGTGGCGCGCGGGGTGTGAAATGGTCGATATGGAATTTGTCCAGTTTCATCCAACAACGCTCTACTTAGATGGTGCTCCCAACTTTTTAATCTCAGAAGCGGTTCGTGGCGAAGGCGGTCGACTCATCAATATTCGTGGCGAACGTTTTATGGAGAAGTACCATGAGAACGAAGAACTCGCACCCCGCGATGTTGTCAGTCGTGCTATCCAAATAGAAATGGAATTGACTGGGTTTCCGTGTGTTTATCTTGATATTACACATAAGCCGGCCGAGTTTATCCACGAGCGATTCCCAACGATCACCGACACCACTAAACGTTATGGATTAGACATCAGCATTGACTTAATTCCGGTGCGTCCGGGTGCCCATTTTATGATGGGAGGCATCCGCACGAACACCGATACAGAAACGAACCTCAAAGGACTCTATGCGTGTGGCGAAGTTGCCTGCACAGGTGTGCATGGTGCGAATCGTTTGGCAAGCAATTCTCTTCTGGAGTGCCTTGTTTATGGTGCGCGTGCAGGCACAAGTGCCGCAACATTTACGGCGTTACAACCTTCTCACCCACCAGCTATATCACTTGCTGATAATACGGAGATGTCTCAGGTGCCCCATATTGAGGCAGATTTAGCGTCCTCTGTAGAGGCGATAAAGGACGCAATCCGGGAGACCCTCTGGGAGAATGTGAGTATTGAACGAAACGGCGAGGGTTTGAGACAAACCCTCGCCGGATTGCAAGATTTAACCACAAGTTTAGGGAACGTGCCAGCAAAACCGACACCAAGTGATATAGCACTGATTGAAGTCGTCAATATGCTTAATGTCGCCTTAATGATAACGGAATCAGCACTTGCGCGAACCGAAAGTCGCGGGGCACACTACCGTGCTGATTTTCCGACGCGAGACGATATTGATTGGCACCGCCGAATTCTTATCAAGAACGATAACCCACCAGAAGTGATCTCCTTGGAATAG